The DNA segment CGACATGGGGCGCTGGCACGGCCGCACCCTGGGCGAGGTGGCCGCCGGGGAGCCGCAGGCGGTGGAGACCTGGCTGGCCGACCCGGGCTCGGCGCCGCACGGCGGGGAGTCCCTGCTGGCGTTCATCACCCGCATCGGCCGCTGGCTGGACACCCGGCCGGTCGAGGACGCCGACGGGCTGCTGGCGGTCGCCGAACCCGGGGTCGTCCGCGCCGCCCTGATCTACGCGCTGCAGGCGCCCCCGCACTCGTACTGGCGGATAGACGTCCAGCCGCTGTCGGTGGCCACCCTCACCGGCCGCTCCGGCGCGTGGGACCTCCAACTGGAGGCGTGAGACGGCGGGTCGCCGGTGGTGCGCCGCCCGCCGGCCGTCCCGGCGCACCACCCGGAAAGCCCATCCCGGCCGTTCCGCCGTCCGGGGCGTACGCACCCGTGTGACCTGCGGGAAGAGGCGGCGGGCGGGCCCGGCCGGCGGAAGTCGGCCCCGTCGGGCCGCACCATCGAGGTGCGCACCGCCGGGCCGGGCGCTTCTCTCGGGGTATGCACATACGCCACATTCCTCCCTACGCGCTGGCCGCCGGCGCCCTGGTGGTGTCCGTCCTGCTGTTCGGCGACGACAAGGGCGCCGACGCCGCGACCGGGGCCGTCACCGGAACGGTGGCGGAAAGCGCCGGGACCGCCGGGACCGCCGAGGCCGACGCGACCGCCGGGGCCGCCGGGGCCGGCACGTCGGACACCGCCTCCGCCGTGGTCGTCCGGCCCGAACCGGTGGCACCGGGCGCCGCCTTCTCGGTCTCCGACGGCGGCCGCTGCTCCGGCGACACCGCGGAGGCCGTCTTCGACGACGCCGGCCTCCCCGCGGTGCGGCTCTCCGCACAGAGCGGCGGGCTCGGCGGCACCGCGACCGTGCCGGAGGGCACCGCGCCCGGCTCCTACCGGGTCACGCTCACCTGCGGCGGCGCGTCGGGAGCCCGGCAGAGCGCCCTGGACACCGGCCGGCCGGGCGGCGACGAGGACAGTGACGCGGCCGACGGCAGCGAGGACCGTGGCGGGCGCGGCGTGGCGTACGGGCAGGAATCCGCCGACGGCACCAGGACCCTCACCGGCACCATGGTCGTCTCCGACGGCGCCGACGGGGTCGTGCCCCAGGGCGGTGCGGACACCGGCCTCGGCGGCGCGGCCGGCACCGGCCG comes from the Streptomyces angustmyceticus genome and includes:
- a CDS encoding histidine phosphatase family protein, translated to MSVRLKLLAAGRSSSLLGTRFGDDRPLDSAGWREVERAAPVLCRLAAAELRYCSPSARCRDTGEALGLRPLAQPALRDCDMGRWHGRTLGEVAAGEPQAVETWLADPGSAPHGGESLLAFITRIGRWLDTRPVEDADGLLAVAEPGVVRAALIYALQAPPHSYWRIDVQPLSVATLTGRSGAWDLQLEA